The proteins below come from a single Nostoc sp. KVJ3 genomic window:
- a CDS encoding peptidoglycan-binding protein → MKTGVDSYLTKLASVYEASESIKVVPSVANFKFLNWKKLSSGAVSHFLSIAVITSFVSITGEALALQKIGSNGSEVSSSQRCLKKLGYFNGPVTGKFATLTQNAVIKFQQANRIPTTGAVGTNTQRALQRACQSTNSNRNISGGLSRRSAPQTVANVQYPTLSQGKTGAAVTRLQQRLRQLGYLNTNPTGNFGPMTRDAVIKFQRNYRIAANGIVNQQTWNALLGSSPIQGRSTSSLSTQQVRELQVRLRQLGYFNTNPTGKIGPVTRDAVIKFQQNYRLPVDGIANAQVLEAVRRVSTGGSIAQQPSRNYLTVGDRGDNVTLVQERLSQLGFSNTNPDGFFSNYTRDTVIAFQQYSRLNATGNVDWTTWQALGLNSSTGGNSTEANSYLVPISNSYTESETNRYVLPPANGYAVPGTNGNTLVASNPYRVIIPISSNDTLSKVQQYIPNAVAEKSNLGDFVNAGAFSDRTQAENLTKKLRSYGLDARVKYN, encoded by the coding sequence GTGAAAACAGGGGTAGATAGCTATTTAACCAAGCTCGCCTCAGTCTACGAGGCATCTGAAAGCATTAAGGTTGTTCCTAGCGTAGCTAATTTCAAATTTTTAAATTGGAAAAAGTTATCTAGCGGTGCTGTGTCGCATTTTTTATCCATAGCAGTGATTACAAGTTTCGTCAGTATTACTGGGGAAGCTTTAGCACTTCAGAAAATAGGAAGTAATGGATCTGAAGTTAGCAGTAGCCAGAGGTGTTTAAAAAAGTTAGGCTACTTTAACGGCCCAGTGACAGGTAAGTTTGCCACCTTGACTCAAAATGCTGTGATCAAATTCCAGCAAGCTAATAGAATACCTACTACTGGGGCTGTGGGTACTAATACTCAAAGAGCTTTGCAACGAGCATGTCAAAGTACAAATTCTAATAGAAATATCAGTGGCGGATTGAGTAGGCGCAGCGCGCCCCAGACAGTGGCAAATGTTCAATATCCTACTCTTTCTCAAGGTAAAACTGGTGCAGCCGTGACAAGGTTGCAACAGCGTCTCAGACAGTTAGGCTACTTGAATACTAATCCCACTGGGAATTTTGGCCCAATGACTAGAGATGCTGTCATCAAATTCCAGCGAAATTATCGCATAGCGGCTAACGGGATTGTGAATCAACAAACTTGGAATGCACTGCTAGGTTCCTCTCCGATTCAAGGGAGATCGACATCGAGTCTCTCGACTCAACAAGTCAGAGAACTACAAGTGCGTTTGCGGCAGTTAGGTTATTTTAATACTAATCCCACTGGGAAGATTGGCCCAGTAACTAGAGATGCTGTGATTAAATTCCAGCAAAATTATCGCTTACCTGTGGATGGCATCGCCAATGCTCAAGTTTTGGAGGCAGTGCGTAGAGTCTCTACAGGTGGATCTATTGCTCAACAACCCAGCAGAAATTATCTGACTGTAGGCGATCGCGGAGATAATGTCACATTAGTACAAGAGCGTTTATCGCAGTTGGGTTTCTCTAATACCAATCCTGATGGTTTCTTTAGTAATTATACCAGAGATACTGTAATTGCATTCCAGCAATATTCTCGACTTAATGCTACTGGAAATGTAGATTGGACAACTTGGCAAGCATTAGGGTTGAATAGTTCCACTGGGGGCAATTCTACTGAGGCTAATAGTTATTTAGTACCTATTAGCAATAGCTATACTGAATCTGAGACTAATCGCTATGTATTACCTCCTGCCAATGGCTATGCTGTACCTGGGACTAATGGCAATACATTAGTTGCTAGTAATCCTTACAGAGTCATAATTCCAATTTCTAGTAATGATACTCTGAGTAAAGTTCAACAATATATACCCAATGCTGTTGCAGAGAAATCCAATTTAGGGGATTTTGTGAATGCTGGAGCATTTAGCGATCGCACTCAAGCCGAAAACCTAACGAAGAAGCTGCGATCTTATGGTCTGGATGCACGGGTAAAATACAATTAA